The following are from one region of the Sandaracinus amylolyticus genome:
- a CDS encoding sensor histidine kinase — MTTSEQERAERIFREDYDRHLRRTDRPFAALMMLQWIAAVLIAWIASPLAWEGRESSVHAHLYAAVLLGGAITALPVALVVLQPGRATTRYVVACAQMLWSALLIHLTGGRIETHFHVFGSLAILAFYRDVTVLIPATIVVAADHFVRGALWPESVYGLSSPEWWRFLEHAGWVVFIDVFLVLNCLQGYRELRALALRQAQIEGQQEKLLRVERLAAVGQLAASVGHELRNPLAAVRNAHTFIAKKLAGHTELDPKVPTFLRIAEREIDASEKIIANLLDFSRPRTPQMTSCPLRELVDEAFDVVPHRDDVALVNEVPPDLPVPELDRDQFRQIVMNLVQNAAEAVPEDRRGSVVVGASGGGDVPWRIEVRDDGTGMPKDVMEKVFQPLFSTKTKGTGLGLAVVASLVERHGGTISVASEVGRGTTFTIELPAARAARAEAAE, encoded by the coding sequence ATGACGACGTCGGAGCAGGAGCGCGCGGAGCGCATCTTCCGAGAGGACTACGATCGCCACCTGCGCCGCACCGATCGGCCCTTCGCGGCGCTGATGATGCTGCAGTGGATCGCGGCCGTGCTGATCGCGTGGATCGCGTCGCCGCTCGCGTGGGAGGGACGTGAGAGCTCGGTGCACGCGCACCTCTACGCGGCCGTGCTGCTCGGCGGCGCAATCACCGCGCTGCCGGTCGCGCTCGTCGTGCTGCAGCCCGGTCGCGCGACCACGCGCTACGTCGTCGCGTGCGCGCAGATGCTGTGGTCCGCGCTGCTCATCCACCTCACGGGCGGACGCATCGAGACCCACTTCCACGTCTTCGGCTCGCTCGCGATCCTCGCGTTCTATCGCGACGTCACGGTGCTGATCCCCGCGACCATCGTCGTGGCGGCCGATCACTTCGTGCGCGGCGCGCTCTGGCCCGAGTCGGTCTACGGCCTCTCGAGCCCGGAGTGGTGGCGCTTCCTCGAGCACGCGGGCTGGGTCGTGTTCATCGACGTGTTCCTCGTGCTCAACTGCCTGCAGGGCTATCGCGAGCTCCGGGCGCTCGCGCTGCGTCAGGCGCAGATCGAGGGCCAGCAGGAGAAGCTGCTGCGCGTCGAGCGCCTCGCGGCGGTGGGCCAGCTCGCGGCGAGCGTCGGCCACGAGCTGCGCAATCCGCTCGCCGCGGTGCGCAACGCGCACACGTTCATCGCGAAGAAGCTCGCGGGACACACCGAGCTCGATCCCAAGGTGCCGACGTTCCTCCGCATCGCGGAGCGCGAGATCGACGCGAGCGAGAAGATCATCGCGAACCTCCTCGACTTCTCGCGCCCACGCACGCCCCAGATGACGTCGTGCCCGCTGCGCGAGCTGGTCGACGAGGCGTTCGACGTGGTCCCGCACCGCGACGACGTCGCGCTCGTCAACGAAGTCCCGCCGGATCTCCCGGTGCCCGAGCTCGATCGCGATCAGTTCCGGCAGATCGTGATGAACCTCGTGCAGAACGCGGCCGAGGCGGTGCCCGAGGATCGACGGGGGAGCGTCGTCGTGGGCGCGTCGGGCGGCGGCGACGTGCCGTGGCGCATCGAGGTGCGCGACGACGGAACCGGCATGCCGAAGGACGTGATGGAGAAGGTGTTCCAGCCGCTCTTCAGCACGAAGACCAAGGGCACCGGGCTCGGCCTCGCGGTGGTCGCGAGCCTCGTCGAGCGACACGGCGGAACGATCTCGGTCGCGAGCGAGGTCGGCCGCGGCACGACGTTCACCATCGAGCTCCCTGCGGCACGCGCCGCGCGCGCGGAGGCAGCGGAATGA
- a CDS encoding response regulator — translation MTIRTILVVDDEEGVRTTLAANLELEGFQVVEADGVASAVAALDRADVSLVLSDIRMPGESGIDLLRRVRAMRPGLPVVLMTAFTAEELIADAVDGGVFAVLPKPFDLERACTVLTRALRLPMVLVVDDVRDDAEQIAVALRESGLRASAAHGGREAITILESADVDVCVTDLRLREMDGLELVARVRALDPRIAVITLCADDTGALVRQAFARGAFGCFREPVAARELMRAIARARASEPRGPR, via the coding sequence ATGACGATCCGGACGATCCTGGTGGTCGACGACGAAGAAGGCGTGCGCACCACGCTCGCCGCGAACCTCGAGCTCGAGGGCTTCCAGGTGGTCGAGGCGGACGGAGTCGCGTCCGCGGTCGCCGCGCTCGATCGCGCCGACGTCTCGCTCGTCCTCTCCGACATCCGCATGCCCGGCGAGAGCGGGATCGATCTGCTGCGTCGCGTGCGCGCGATGCGCCCCGGGCTCCCGGTCGTGCTCATGACCGCGTTCACCGCCGAGGAGCTGATCGCCGACGCGGTCGACGGCGGCGTCTTCGCGGTGCTGCCCAAGCCCTTCGATCTCGAGCGCGCGTGCACCGTGCTCACGCGCGCGCTGCGCCTGCCGATGGTGCTCGTGGTCGACGACGTGCGCGACGACGCCGAGCAGATCGCCGTGGCGCTGCGCGAGTCGGGGCTGCGCGCGAGCGCCGCGCACGGAGGCCGCGAGGCGATCACGATCCTCGAGAGCGCCGACGTCGACGTGTGCGTGACCGACCTGCGGCTGCGCGAGATGGACGGGCTCGAGCTCGTCGCCCGCGTGCGCGCGCTCGATCCGCGCATCGCGGTGATCACGCTCTGCGCCGACGACACCGGCGCGCTGGTGCGGCAGGCGTTCGCGCGCGGCGCGTTCGGCTGCTTCCGCGAGCCGGTCGCGGCCCGCGAGCTCATGCGCGCGATCGCACGTGCCCGCGCATCCGAGCCGCGAGGCCCGCGATGA
- a CDS encoding hybrid sensor histidine kinase/response regulator: MTTRPLALAIRAAIADELTSALRHDLRNRLAAIRNAAFYLRRRTSKTPLWEEDARVSTFFDVIASEAQRADELVGSSAAVATGPTEHARVSVALRRALDDLAPEIAPGVAVRVEVPDGLVASGSEEDLAIALRMLLENAHDAVGSAGEIALSARADDGSILLEVRDTGPGFGDIAAARTPLRSTKPGHLGLGLAIAERALRRMGGELAIQPAPRGACVALRVTRVIASDAPHARAHLLLLDDDEGNRLTLAALLEDEGYTVDTAESLAAARARLAEGARWDAALLDLHLDDGRGTDLVPALRSHAPEVVVLLLSGAPIDPRPPGVDATITKAVAFASIVAELARRGCTPR; encoded by the coding sequence ATGACGACGCGCCCGCTGGCCCTCGCGATCCGCGCCGCGATCGCCGACGAGCTCACGTCGGCGCTGCGCCACGACCTGCGCAACCGGCTCGCCGCGATCCGCAACGCCGCGTTCTACCTGCGGCGCCGCACCTCGAAGACGCCGCTGTGGGAGGAGGACGCGCGTGTCTCCACGTTCTTCGACGTCATCGCGAGCGAAGCGCAGCGCGCCGACGAGCTGGTCGGCTCGAGCGCCGCGGTCGCGACCGGCCCGACCGAGCACGCGCGCGTGAGCGTGGCGCTGCGTCGCGCGCTCGACGATCTCGCGCCCGAGATCGCGCCCGGCGTCGCGGTGCGGGTCGAGGTGCCCGACGGGCTCGTCGCGAGCGGGAGCGAAGAGGACCTCGCGATCGCGCTGCGCATGCTGCTCGAGAACGCCCACGACGCGGTCGGGAGCGCGGGCGAGATCGCGCTCTCCGCGCGCGCCGACGACGGATCGATCCTGCTCGAGGTGCGCGACACCGGCCCGGGATTCGGGGACATCGCGGCCGCACGCACGCCGCTTCGATCCACCAAGCCCGGCCACCTCGGGCTCGGCCTAGCGATCGCAGAGCGCGCGCTGCGTCGCATGGGCGGCGAGCTCGCGATCCAGCCCGCGCCCCGCGGTGCGTGCGTGGCGTTGCGCGTCACACGGGTGATCGCCTCCGACGCGCCGCACGCCCGAGCGCATCTGCTCCTGCTCGACGACGACGAGGGGAATCGCCTCACGCTCGCCGCGCTCCTCGAGGACGAGGGCTACACGGTCGACACCGCCGAGTCGCTCGCAGCCGCACGCGCACGGCTCGCCGAGGGCGCGCGGTGGGACGCGGCCCTCCTCGACCTGCACCTCGACGACGGTCGCGGCACCGACCTCGTGCCGGCGCTGCGATCCCATGCGCCGGAGGTCGTCGTGCTCCTGCTCAGCGGCGCACCGATCGACCCTCGACCGCCGGGCGTCGACGCGACGATCACGAAGGCAGTCGCGTTCGCCTCGATCGTCGCCGAGCTCGCGCGCCGCGGCTGCACGCCACGGTGA
- the mscL gene encoding large conductance mechanosensitive channel protein MscL — translation MCGRVEPIYMGMLKELRDFLLRGNVLDLAVAFVMGAAFTRVVTAFTEGILMALVAAAVGEPNFDDLAVDLNGTPIRYGVFLTALVSLLLVGTALFVVVKGVNALRRPTPAAPVESDHDVLVQIRDALRTPTPTM, via the coding sequence GTGTGTGGACGTGTGGAGCCCATCTACATGGGCATGCTGAAGGAGCTCCGCGATTTCCTGCTGCGCGGGAACGTCCTCGATCTCGCGGTCGCGTTCGTGATGGGCGCGGCCTTCACGCGCGTCGTGACCGCGTTCACCGAGGGCATCCTCATGGCGCTCGTCGCGGCGGCGGTGGGCGAGCCGAACTTCGACGACCTCGCGGTCGATCTGAACGGCACGCCGATCCGCTACGGCGTGTTCCTCACCGCGCTGGTGAGCCTGCTGCTCGTCGGCACCGCGCTCTTCGTCGTGGTGAAGGGCGTGAACGCGCTGCGCAGGCCCACTCCCGCCGCGCCGGTCGAGAGCGATCACGACGTGCTGGTGCAGATCCGCGACGCGCTGCGGACGCCGACGCCCACGATGTGA
- the uvrA gene encoding excinuclease ABC subunit UvrA has product MPPRRASRPSTSTPTHSKRAAAAREPDTIEITGAREHNLQVDHLSIPKNALVVFTGPSGSGKSSLAFDTLYAEGQRRYVESLSAYARQFLGRLERPAVERLKGLSPTIAIEQKSATNNPRSTVGTITEIQDYLRVLWARAGRQHCVECGKEVRGRSTDEIVRDVLAMRDGTKFLVLAPLVTHRKGEFRDLFEGLASRGFARVRVNGEIHRLDAPPTLDKKRKHNIELVVDRLVADAASRSRIAEAVELGLKEGQGELTIEPDGADKLTFSASRSCCGRTYPELSPQSFSFNSPLGFCSACNGLGTRTEIDPDLVVPDRTKSIREGAIAPWATSVERGEGWTFRIIEAMSEATGVDLDVPFGKLSKKLQETVLYGIEGKKIRVTWGQEGSESHGSWGIKFHGVIPTLMRRYRDTTSERMREHYRQYMRDVACDACDGKRLRPESLSVKVGGRGLAEITNSTVRDCAAWFAPPSASRTDRREGSITLSSHDARIAEGVLREIRSRLGFLLDVGLEYLTLDRAGPSLSGGEAQRIRLASQLGSELSGVMYVLDEPSIGLHPRDNERLIATLRHLRDLGNSVIVVEHDEDTIRTADHVIDFGPGAGHLGGRVVFEGAPSELATAKGSITADYITGRKKIEVPAKRRKHEHAITVRGAREHNLKNVDVSFPLGCLVAVTGPSGAGKSSLVDGILLPALARALHNATEPVGVHDRIEGLQHIDKVIAIDQRPIGRTPRSNPGTYTKAFDEIRNIFAQQPDSRARGWEAARYSFNVKGGRCESCQGDGVVRVEMHFLSDVYVPCEVCGGRRYDSETLSVKYKGKSIADVLDTSIAECLELFSPYPSLARVLRTLTEVGLGYAKIGQPAPTLSGGEAQRVKLAKELARTQTGRTLYLLDEPTTGLHFEDVRHLLEVLAKLVEAGNTVVVIEHHLDVIKCADWVIDLGPEGGDAGGRVIATGTPEQIAKNKASVTGKWLAPLLK; this is encoded by the coding sequence ATGCCGCCCCGCCGCGCTTCACGTCCTTCGACCTCCACGCCCACCCACTCGAAGCGCGCCGCCGCTGCGCGCGAGCCGGACACGATCGAGATCACCGGCGCGCGCGAGCACAACCTGCAGGTCGATCACCTCTCGATCCCGAAGAACGCGCTCGTCGTGTTCACGGGCCCGAGCGGCTCGGGCAAGAGCTCGCTCGCGTTCGACACGCTCTACGCCGAGGGCCAGCGCCGCTACGTCGAGTCGCTCTCCGCGTACGCGCGCCAGTTCCTCGGTCGCCTCGAGCGCCCCGCGGTCGAGCGCCTCAAGGGCCTCTCGCCGACGATCGCGATCGAGCAGAAGAGCGCGACCAACAACCCGCGCTCGACGGTCGGCACGATCACGGAGATCCAGGACTACCTGCGCGTGCTCTGGGCGCGCGCCGGGCGTCAGCACTGCGTCGAGTGCGGCAAGGAAGTGCGCGGCCGCAGCACCGACGAGATCGTGCGCGACGTGCTCGCCATGCGCGACGGCACGAAGTTCCTCGTGCTCGCGCCGCTCGTCACCCATCGCAAGGGCGAGTTCCGCGATCTCTTCGAGGGGCTCGCGTCGCGCGGCTTCGCGCGCGTCCGGGTGAACGGCGAGATCCACCGCCTCGATGCGCCGCCCACGCTCGACAAGAAGCGCAAGCACAACATCGAGCTCGTGGTCGATCGACTGGTCGCCGACGCGGCGTCGCGCTCGCGCATCGCGGAGGCGGTCGAGCTCGGTCTCAAAGAAGGTCAAGGAGAGTTGACCATCGAGCCCGATGGCGCGGACAAGCTCACGTTCAGCGCGTCGCGCTCGTGCTGCGGTCGCACCTATCCCGAGCTCAGCCCGCAGTCGTTCTCGTTCAACTCGCCGCTCGGCTTCTGCAGCGCGTGCAACGGGCTCGGCACCCGCACCGAGATCGATCCCGACCTCGTCGTGCCCGATCGCACGAAGTCGATCCGCGAGGGCGCGATCGCGCCCTGGGCGACGTCGGTGGAGCGCGGCGAGGGCTGGACCTTCCGCATCATCGAGGCGATGAGCGAGGCGACCGGCGTCGACCTCGACGTGCCCTTCGGCAAGCTCTCGAAGAAGCTGCAGGAGACCGTCCTCTACGGCATCGAGGGCAAGAAGATCCGCGTCACCTGGGGCCAGGAGGGCAGCGAGTCCCACGGCTCGTGGGGCATCAAGTTCCACGGCGTGATCCCCACGCTGATGCGCCGCTATCGCGACACGACGAGCGAGCGCATGCGCGAGCACTACCGCCAGTACATGCGCGACGTCGCGTGCGACGCGTGCGACGGAAAGCGCCTGCGCCCCGAGTCGCTCTCGGTGAAGGTCGGCGGGCGCGGCCTCGCGGAGATCACGAACAGCACGGTGCGCGACTGCGCCGCGTGGTTCGCTCCGCCCTCTGCCTCGCGGACTGATCGCCGCGAGGGGAGCATCACGCTCTCGAGCCACGACGCGCGCATCGCCGAGGGCGTGCTGCGCGAGATCCGATCGCGCCTCGGGTTCCTGCTCGACGTCGGCCTCGAGTACCTCACGCTCGATCGCGCGGGCCCCTCGCTCTCGGGCGGCGAAGCGCAGCGCATCCGCCTCGCGTCGCAGCTCGGGAGCGAGCTCTCGGGCGTGATGTACGTGCTCGACGAGCCCTCGATCGGCCTGCACCCGCGCGACAACGAGCGCCTGATCGCGACGCTCCGTCACCTGCGCGATCTCGGCAACTCGGTGATCGTCGTCGAGCACGACGAGGACACGATTCGTACCGCGGATCACGTGATCGACTTCGGCCCGGGCGCGGGTCACCTCGGCGGTCGCGTGGTGTTCGAGGGCGCGCCCAGCGAGCTCGCGACGGCGAAGGGCAGCATCACCGCGGACTACATCACCGGTCGCAAGAAGATCGAGGTGCCCGCCAAGCGCCGCAAGCACGAGCACGCGATCACCGTGCGCGGCGCGCGCGAGCACAACCTGAAGAACGTCGACGTGAGCTTCCCGCTGGGATGCCTCGTCGCGGTCACGGGACCGAGCGGCGCGGGCAAGAGCTCGCTCGTCGACGGCATCCTGCTCCCCGCGCTCGCGCGCGCGCTGCACAACGCGACCGAGCCGGTCGGCGTGCACGATCGCATCGAGGGCCTGCAGCACATCGACAAGGTGATCGCGATCGATCAGCGCCCGATCGGCCGCACCCCGCGCAGCAACCCCGGCACGTACACCAAGGCGTTCGACGAGATCCGCAACATCTTCGCGCAGCAGCCGGACTCGCGCGCGCGAGGCTGGGAGGCGGCGCGCTACTCGTTCAACGTGAAGGGCGGTCGCTGCGAGTCGTGCCAGGGCGACGGCGTGGTGCGCGTCGAGATGCACTTCCTCAGCGACGTGTACGTCCCGTGCGAGGTGTGCGGCGGCCGTCGCTACGACAGCGAGACGCTGAGCGTGAAGTACAAGGGCAAGAGCATCGCGGACGTGCTCGACACGAGCATCGCGGAGTGCCTCGAGCTCTTCTCGCCCTACCCGAGCCTCGCGCGCGTCCTGCGCACGCTGACCGAGGTCGGCCTCGGCTACGCGAAGATCGGCCAGCCCGCGCCGACGCTGAGCGGCGGCGAGGCGCAGCGCGTGAAGCTCGCGAAGGAGCTCGCGCGCACCCAGACCGGCCGCACGCTCTACCTGCTCGACGAGCCCACGACGGGCCTGCACTTCGAGGACGTGCGCCACCTGCTCGAGGTGCTCGCGAAGCTCGTCGAAGCCGGCAACACGGTGGTCGTGATCGAGCACCACCTCGACGTCATCAAGTGCGCCGACTGGGTGATCGATCTCGGCCCCGAAGGCGGCGACGCCGGAGGCCGCGTGATCGCGACGGGCACCCCCGAGCAGATCGCGAAGAACAAGGCGAGCGTGACCGGCAAGTGGCTCGCCCCCCTCCTGAAGTGA
- a CDS encoding SEC-C metal-binding domain-containing protein → MRDAVEASDARPIVERAPADPALIARARSTPLTRDGIAELARESASALEAALAETLDRRDIKAATALALALAAADQTLDPALVSRLVPDVDQRDLVPSLLRACGDSPQARLDVMRQALERGQLSHDREAIVAFVASQLLGDPPWPAPWPGLLRTLARQRLGTEAGVLLGTVIQRAADPHLTAVGQEWVDLAGRSNAEEISKFWLEGWTQPVLEILPETEPPRVVAGYTVRKAQERPGRNDPCHCGSGKKYKKCHATQDEAQDRVADQPLVDAARVSATDVDGMRIQEVLALPFERLARPALVTAIRQLRAYHRWEDAERALDVLAAMPKEGDGSDVEHQREDLIEEALRMRCLDVLDRQLAKVKDREALQSRVRAGIACARPSESTVAVLDEQARRGLHGDVDAIADVAYALLDHAPALGILVARGALDPEHVEASDTMLDEIELSRDRLELPPGDPYGPLYDEWVEGRKAESARSEAEAAEMARVRAELERAESEVDARQAQVVAAEHEIRELRERLDRSMSAVQREHAGMPHDAVAAAYRTAEEHRQRLARKVEEMKSLLAEGNAERASLRERVAELEAARTSASRSDTDSAEIALGPADDGGSSDEATMPVRIPVFDPRAIESLRELQPKTSRQAVSIAGRLASGDRAAWRDVKRMQGMEGVWTARVGIHHRLIFTVDEGQLDVRDVVTREALLTTLERYR, encoded by the coding sequence GTGCGCGACGCGGTGGAGGCCAGCGATGCGCGCCCGATCGTGGAGCGCGCACCCGCGGACCCCGCGCTCATCGCACGCGCGCGGAGCACGCCGCTCACGCGCGACGGCATCGCCGAGCTCGCGCGGGAGAGCGCGAGCGCGCTCGAGGCCGCGCTCGCCGAGACGCTCGATCGACGCGACATCAAAGCCGCGACCGCGCTCGCGCTCGCGCTCGCCGCCGCCGATCAAACGCTCGATCCCGCGCTCGTCTCGCGGCTCGTGCCCGACGTCGATCAGCGCGACCTCGTTCCATCGCTCCTGCGTGCCTGCGGCGACTCGCCCCAGGCGCGCCTCGACGTGATGCGCCAAGCGCTCGAGCGCGGTCAGCTGAGCCACGATCGCGAGGCCATCGTCGCGTTCGTCGCGTCGCAGCTGCTGGGCGATCCGCCGTGGCCCGCGCCGTGGCCCGGTCTCCTGCGCACCCTCGCGCGCCAGCGTCTCGGCACCGAAGCGGGCGTGCTGCTCGGTACCGTGATCCAGCGCGCGGCCGACCCGCACCTCACAGCCGTCGGCCAGGAGTGGGTGGATCTCGCAGGGCGCAGCAACGCCGAGGAGATCTCGAAGTTCTGGCTCGAGGGTTGGACCCAGCCGGTGCTCGAGATCCTGCCGGAGACCGAGCCGCCGCGCGTCGTCGCAGGCTACACGGTGCGCAAGGCGCAGGAGCGCCCGGGCCGCAACGATCCCTGTCACTGCGGCAGCGGCAAGAAGTACAAGAAGTGCCACGCGACGCAGGACGAAGCGCAGGATCGCGTCGCCGATCAGCCGCTCGTCGATGCCGCTCGCGTGAGCGCGACCGACGTCGACGGCATGCGCATCCAAGAGGTGCTCGCGCTGCCCTTCGAGCGGCTCGCGCGCCCCGCGCTCGTCACCGCGATCCGCCAGCTGCGCGCCTACCACCGCTGGGAGGACGCGGAGCGCGCGCTCGACGTGCTCGCCGCGATGCCGAAGGAAGGCGACGGCAGCGACGTCGAGCACCAGCGCGAGGACCTCATCGAAGAAGCGCTGCGCATGCGCTGCCTCGACGTGCTCGATCGCCAGCTCGCCAAGGTGAAGGATCGCGAGGCCCTGCAGTCGCGGGTGCGCGCCGGCATCGCGTGCGCGCGGCCGAGCGAGAGCACGGTCGCGGTGCTCGACGAGCAGGCGCGGCGCGGCCTCCACGGCGACGTCGACGCGATCGCCGACGTCGCGTACGCGCTCCTCGATCACGCGCCGGCGCTCGGCATCCTGGTCGCGCGTGGCGCGCTCGATCCCGAGCACGTCGAGGCGAGCGACACGATGCTCGACGAGATCGAGCTCTCGCGCGATCGGCTCGAGCTGCCGCCCGGCGATCCCTACGGTCCGCTCTACGACGAGTGGGTCGAGGGCCGCAAAGCGGAGAGCGCGCGCAGCGAGGCGGAGGCCGCGGAGATGGCGCGGGTGCGCGCCGAGCTCGAGCGCGCCGAGTCCGAGGTCGACGCGCGCCAGGCCCAGGTGGTCGCGGCGGAGCACGAGATCCGCGAGCTGCGCGAGCGCCTCGATCGCTCGATGTCGGCGGTGCAGCGCGAGCACGCGGGCATGCCGCACGACGCGGTCGCGGCCGCGTATCGCACCGCGGAGGAGCACCGCCAGCGCCTCGCCCGCAAGGTCGAGGAGATGAAGTCGCTGCTCGCCGAGGGCAACGCGGAGCGCGCGTCGCTGCGCGAGCGTGTCGCGGAGCTCGAGGCCGCGCGCACGTCGGCATCGCGCAGCGACACCGACAGCGCGGAGATCGCGCTCGGCCCCGCGGACGACGGTGGATCGAGCGACGAAGCGACGATGCCGGTGCGCATCCCGGTCTTCGATCCGCGCGCGATCGAGTCGCTGCGCGAGCTGCAGCCGAAGACCTCGCGTCAGGCGGTGTCGATCGCGGGCCGTCTCGCGTCGGGTGATCGCGCCGCGTGGCGCGACGTGAAGCGCATGCAGGGCATGGAAGGCGTGTGGACCGCACGCGTCGGCATCCATCACCGCCTGATCTTCACGGTCGACGAGGGTCAGCTCGACGTGCGCGACGTGGTCACGCGCGAAGCGCTGCTGACCACGCTCGAGCGATATCGCTGA
- a CDS encoding SDR family oxidoreductase, with protein sequence MTVMNIKGSVALVTGANRGLGKALVSALVAAGAAKVYAAARDGRTAHAEESRVVPLTLDITRPEQIAAAATKAHDVTLLINNAGVLTSFHVLTTSREALDADFRTHVHGTLDMIRAFLPVLERTRGATIVNVLSLMSLASVPVFGGYSASKAAAYSITQALRPELRAKDIDILAALPGPIDTDMIRSFPLPKKTSAAEAAAGLLAGIARGDEEIFPDPMAQQIAALWKTSPKEVERAFARF encoded by the coding sequence ATGACGGTCATGAACATCAAGGGATCCGTCGCGCTCGTCACGGGCGCGAATCGAGGGCTCGGAAAGGCGCTCGTGTCGGCGCTCGTCGCGGCTGGAGCGGCCAAGGTCTACGCGGCTGCGAGGGACGGACGAACGGCTCACGCAGAAGAGTCACGCGTCGTGCCCCTGACGCTCGACATCACGCGCCCGGAGCAGATCGCAGCGGCCGCGACGAAGGCGCACGACGTGACGCTGCTCATCAACAACGCGGGCGTGCTGACGTCGTTCCACGTGCTGACGACGAGCCGTGAGGCTCTCGACGCCGACTTCCGTACGCACGTCCACGGCACGCTCGACATGATCCGAGCGTTTCTCCCCGTGCTCGAGCGCACGCGGGGCGCGACGATCGTGAACGTCCTGTCGCTGATGTCGTTGGCGAGCGTTCCGGTCTTCGGCGGGTACTCGGCATCGAAAGCCGCGGCCTACTCGATCACCCAGGCGCTGCGCCCGGAGCTGAGGGCGAAGGACATCGACATCCTCGCTGCGCTCCCCGGGCCGATCGACACCGACATGATCAGGAGCTTCCCGCTTCCGAAGAAGACGAGCGCCGCCGAGGCAGCGGCGGGGCTGCTGGCCGGCATCGCACGCGGCGACGAAGAGATCTTCCCCGACCCGATGGCGCAGCAGATCGCTGCGCTCTGGAAGACGAGCCCGAAAGAGGTCGAGCGCGCATTCGCGCGCTTCTGA
- a CDS encoding SRPBCC family protein: MKSRCARRPSDRRDGIMSNQDFAITFVVDETPEEVFAAITNVRGWWSRGIEGDTAKVGDEFTYRHKRLHRSTQRMSEAVPARRVVWRVVAAELSHAENRTEWTGTELQFDLVRKHGRTELRFTHVGLSRGLDCFEACARGWDFYVGDSLRRLITTGVGKPDPEAFARGAA, from the coding sequence ATGAAATCGCGATGCGCTCGTCGTCCTAGCGACAGAAGGGACGGCATCATGAGCAATCAGGACTTCGCGATCACGTTCGTCGTCGACGAGACTCCGGAGGAGGTCTTCGCAGCCATCACGAACGTTCGCGGCTGGTGGTCGCGCGGAATCGAAGGCGACACTGCGAAGGTCGGTGACGAGTTCACCTATCGCCACAAGCGACTCCACCGCTCCACGCAGCGGATGAGCGAGGCCGTTCCGGCGCGAAGGGTCGTCTGGCGCGTCGTCGCGGCCGAGCTGTCCCACGCGGAGAATCGCACCGAGTGGACCGGCACGGAGCTGCAGTTCGACCTCGTGAGAAAGCACGGTCGGACGGAGCTCCGCTTCACGCACGTCGGCCTCTCGCGTGGGCTCGACTGCTTCGAGGCGTGCGCGCGAGGGTGGGATTTCTATGTCGGCGACAGCCTCCGTCGATTGATCACGACCGGAGTCGGGAAGCCCGACCCCGAAGCGTTCGCGCGTGGAGCTGCTTAG
- a CDS encoding RNA polymerase subunit sigma-70: MRGMSERMKDEAFRTHVEVHRRAITLHCYRMLGSLQDAEEVAQESLLRAWQALDDLRSSGATKAWLYKIATNACLDLLKSRRRRALPRELARPADPEHPFGAPTSEAVWIEPAPDALLEVPDDSAPRPDARLSMRESIGLAFVTALQILPPKQRAALLLVDVLGWTPRETAPLLETTEVSVNSLLQRARKNLETRREEASASMTPEEEALVQRFVTTWESRDLDAFTALIAEDAVLSMPPQPEWYAGIAAIRRFYERFLAADPRAYRLVPIAANGSPAVAKYARSSAGDHEPVAITVLSFREGRVSEITNFLLPRLFPLFGLPERIA, translated from the coding sequence ATCCGTGGCATGAGTGAGCGGATGAAGGACGAGGCCTTCCGGACGCACGTCGAAGTCCATCGTCGCGCGATCACGCTGCACTGCTATCGGATGCTCGGCTCGCTGCAGGACGCCGAAGAGGTCGCGCAGGAGAGCTTGCTCCGCGCATGGCAGGCGCTGGACGATCTGCGATCGAGCGGAGCGACCAAGGCGTGGCTCTACAAGATCGCGACGAACGCGTGTCTGGATCTGTTGAAGAGCCGCCGCCGGCGGGCACTCCCGCGCGAGCTCGCGCGCCCCGCCGACCCGGAGCATCCGTTCGGTGCACCGACGAGCGAGGCGGTCTGGATCGAGCCCGCGCCGGACGCACTGCTCGAGGTCCCCGACGACTCGGCACCGCGACCCGATGCGCGCTTGTCGATGCGCGAGAGCATCGGCCTGGCGTTCGTCACCGCGCTCCAGATCCTGCCGCCGAAGCAGCGAGCGGCGCTCTTGCTCGTCGACGTTCTCGGGTGGACACCGCGCGAGACCGCACCGCTCCTGGAGACGACCGAGGTCTCCGTGAATTCTCTCCTGCAGCGAGCGCGCAAGAATCTCGAGACGCGCCGGGAGGAGGCGAGCGCATCGATGACTCCCGAGGAGGAGGCGCTGGTGCAGCGCTTCGTCACGACGTGGGAGAGCCGCGACCTCGACGCGTTCACGGCGCTGATCGCGGAGGACGCCGTTCTGTCGATGCCCCCGCAGCCGGAGTGGTACGCGGGGATCGCTGCCATTCGGCGCTTCTACGAGCGATTCCTCGCCGCCGATCCGAGGGCATATCGATTGGTGCCGATCGCCGCGAACGGCTCGCCGGCGGTCGCCAAGTACGCGCGGTCCAGCGCGGGCGATCACGAGCCCGTCGCGATCACGGTGCTCTCCTTCCGTGAGGGTCGCGTCTCGGAGATCACGAACTTCCTGCTGCCGCGGCTCTTTCCGCTCTTCGGCCTGCCCGAACGAATCGCGTAA